In a genomic window of bacterium:
- a CDS encoding helix-hairpin-helix domain-containing protein — protein MPAELAGAALAPDPAMAAPAAVLTAPLPINRCSPDSLTLLPGVGPVLAARIDAARRDGLVFRRAADLERVKGIGPRLAARLDTLVVYAPAATTPRDSAKSR, from the coding sequence ATGCCGGCGGAACTGGCGGGGGCCGCCCTGGCGCCCGACCCCGCCATGGCCGCCCCGGCCGCCGTGCTCACCGCGCCGCTGCCCATCAACCGCTGCTCGCCGGACAGCCTGACCCTCCTGCCCGGCGTCGGGCCGGTGCTGGCCGCCCGCATCGACGCGGCCCGCCGCGATGGCCTCGTTTTCCGCCGCGCCGCCGATCTGGAGCGGGTCAAGGGCATCGGGCCGCGCCTGGCCGCCCGGCTCGACACCCTCGTCGTCTACGCCCCCGCCGCCACCACCCCGCGCGACTCCGCCAAATCCCGGTAA